One segment of Argiope bruennichi chromosome 11, qqArgBrue1.1, whole genome shotgun sequence DNA contains the following:
- the LOC129956809 gene encoding uncharacterized protein LOC129956809, with the protein MADLHRESLSKLTVAALKDELSARNLPTSGLKDDLIERLREALEREQSCGGISDDVGETNEQSKKATEEKQKEESALEDKLTQLLSFMTEMKAGQVEMKTEMKAGQVEMKAGQTEMKAGQVEMKAGQAEMKSEMKEINNAVKVANAKVEEFEGRLEEMEKKFEKLKQEMEVQVTEESREPYETPQEFGLAAANQSQNARYMPVVNRPCMKLLPYDGQTSWQVYKTQFAIVAEANGWDPITKARQLASSLRAEAADILRTIPDNEQLNFDALSSALELRFGEKCLKDYSRLQLKTRQQKPNETLQELATDIEKLSHLAFSDCPTEVRETLAVQYFVDGVRDVEIQKALRMAETKDLKSALVYAIKFEAAQQASRRDRHFIRGSEVKRDEDPLLKVMTQLLEEFRGMKQRSGEETGKFKRNNARCWKCGAEGHLQRQCQARQDQRPRSLSRNNTQEN; encoded by the coding sequence ATGGCTGATCTTCATCGAGAATCTCTGTCGAAACTCACTGTGGCCGCATTGAAAGACGAACTGTCGGCGAGGAATTTGCCCACATCAGGACTGAAAGATGACTTGATCGAACGTCTTCGAGAAGCTCTTGAAAGAGAGCAAAGTTGTGGTGGTATATCCGACGACGTTGGTGAAACGAATGAGCAGAGTAAGAAAGCTACGGAAGAAAAGCAGAAGGAAGAATCCGCATTGGAAGACAAATTAACGCAACTTTTGTCATTCATGACAGAAATGAAAGCTGGACAAgttgaaatgaaaacagaaatgaaagcaGGACAAGTCGAAATGAAAGCAGGACAAACAGAAATGAAAGCAGGACAAGTCGAAATGAAAGCAGGACAAGCAGAAATGAAATCTGAGATGAAGGAAATTAATAACGCCGTGAAGGTAGCCAATGCTAAAGTAGAGGAATTTGAAGGAAGATtagaagaaatggaaaagaaatttgagaaattgaagcAAGAAATGGAAGTTCAAGTTACTGAAGAATCAAGAGAGCCCTATGAAACTCCTCAAGAATTTGGATTGGCTGCTGCAAATCAATCTCAAAATGCTCGATATATGCCTGTTGTCAACAGACCCTGTATGAAATTACTGCCGTATGACGGACAAACATCTTGGCAGGTGTATAAGACGCAGTTCGCCATTGTCGCAGAAGCTAATGGCTGGGATCCAATTACCAAAGCTCGCCAATTGGCTTCTTCTCTCCGAGCCGAAGCTGCAGATATACTGAGGACCATTCCCGATAATGAacagttaaattttgatgctCTTTCAAGTGCCCTAGAGTTGCGTTTTGGCGAGAAATGCCTGAAGGATTATAGCCGACTTCAGTTAAAGACTCGCCAACAAAAACCCAACGAAACCCTTCAAGAGCTCGCAACGGACATTGAAAAGCTGTCCCACCTCGCCTTCTCCGACTGTCCTACTGAAGTAAGAGAGACTTTAGCTGTGCAGTATTTCGTCGATGGCGTCAGAGACGTAGAAATACAAAAAGCACTACGAATGGCGGAAACTAAGGATCTGAAGTCCGCTTTAGTCTACGCGATCAAGTTTGAAGCGGCACAACAAGCATCGAGAAGGGATCGTCACTTTATCAGAGGTTCGGAGGTGAAACGAGATGAGGATCCTTTACTTAAAGTTATGACACAACTGTTAGAGGAGTTCCGGGGGATGAAGCAGAGGTCTGGAGAGGAGAcaggcaaatttaaaagaaacaacgcCCGTTGCTGGAAATGTGGAGCAGAAGGCCATCTCCAAAGGCAATGCCAGGCTCGCCAAGATCAACGGCCTAGGAGCCTGTCGAGGAATAATACTCAGGAAAACTAG